One Candidatus Omnitrophota bacterium genomic region harbors:
- a CDS encoding glycosyltransferase — translation MKVYVFSAMNEIGSLELYQRNMALIGEIYPQYVLLLSSQSASDSNYLITEIGPTTYSCRIRPHPSASPIEEEEWIHGPENPWMAAEQTIKSVNWSAQSLFLILRPSLGYLPLTLYPNLRKGRHAQRMLLAEDRVELFHLSLRLFDWTDALRSDRTILLLGGDPGQAAIRFFQTNPVSLLPPLSVLCGSAWNGEMRRMMNSLQAALSPLAETVFNASKHYFEDLKAHYAAAARDIRHKKKIVMVEPEHDYLAASIGDAFREEGCAVENFLGNQRLLHFLNPYIWLVYTREHFPDVLLWMNRNTLSPEGVENLRHFPIQKVLWFLDSPKRVQTTREEIEASDFYFSFDPTYLLYLEELGGKKGAQLSTAAGIRPLPSCQPGGNWPEKEGPPVGFVGALAAQRFQAVREYWLRKDPEFVAILDGVVEDYLGDPARSLEERFDASPGRERLPYSGFVVLYLEESATYLRRLHFLKPLRALGLKTYGGIEWGRGEWAQDLQDCFAGKAPRYLEDLPNVYYHTRINVNVFHVQCVNSTNPRVYDVLAAGGFLLTEYRSILEDEFKIGEHLDCFRGPEELRAKTEYYLQHEEEREAIARAGQKFVLEHATYRQRIQRLLIEIAAPSF, via the coding sequence GTGAAAGTGTATGTATTCAGCGCCATGAATGAAATCGGTTCATTGGAACTCTACCAAAGAAACATGGCTCTAATCGGGGAGATTTACCCGCAATACGTTCTCCTTCTCTCCTCGCAATCCGCTTCCGATTCCAACTATCTCATAACCGAAATCGGTCCTACCACTTATTCCTGCCGGATTCGTCCTCATCCTTCCGCATCGCCGATAGAGGAGGAAGAATGGATTCACGGCCCGGAAAATCCCTGGATGGCGGCGGAACAAACCATTAAGAGCGTAAACTGGAGCGCGCAGAGTTTATTCCTCATCCTTCGTCCGAGCCTGGGATATCTTCCGCTTACGCTCTATCCCAACCTGCGCAAGGGTCGTCATGCTCAGCGCATGTTGCTGGCGGAAGACCGCGTCGAGTTGTTCCATTTGTCGCTGCGGCTGTTCGATTGGACGGATGCGCTGCGTTCCGACCGGACGATTCTGCTGCTGGGCGGCGATCCAGGGCAGGCGGCGATTCGCTTTTTCCAAACCAATCCCGTTTCTCTCTTGCCTCCCCTATCCGTCCTCTGCGGATCGGCTTGGAACGGCGAAATGCGGCGGATGATGAACTCGCTGCAAGCGGCATTGTCCCCGCTGGCGGAAACGGTTTTTAACGCTTCGAAGCACTATTTCGAAGATTTGAAAGCGCATTACGCGGCGGCGGCGCGGGATATTCGCCATAAGAAAAAAATTGTGATGGTGGAACCGGAGCACGATTACCTAGCCGCTTCGATCGGCGACGCTTTTCGCGAAGAAGGCTGCGCCGTGGAAAACTTTCTGGGCAATCAACGGCTGCTCCATTTTCTCAATCCTTACATCTGGCTGGTTTATACCCGAGAGCACTTCCCAGACGTCTTGCTATGGATGAACCGCAATACGCTCTCTCCCGAAGGGGTGGAAAACTTGCGCCATTTCCCCATCCAAAAAGTCCTTTGGTTTTTGGACAGCCCTAAGCGGGTGCAGACGACGCGGGAGGAGATCGAAGCCTCCGATTTCTACTTTTCCTTCGATCCAACATACTTGCTCTATTTGGAAGAACTGGGCGGCAAGAAGGGCGCGCAACTCTCCACCGCCGCTGGAATCCGTCCCCTGCCATCTTGCCAGCCCGGCGGAAACTGGCCGGAAAAAGAAGGGCCGCCGGTAGGCTTCGTGGGAGCGCTGGCGGCGCAGCGCTTCCAAGCCGTACGCGAATATTGGCTGAGAAAAGACCCGGAGTTCGTCGCGATTCTAGACGGCGTCGTGGAAGATTATCTTGGCGATCCCGCGCGCTCCCTGGAAGAGCGCTTCGACGCCTCGCCCGGAAGGGAAAGGCTGCCCTACAGCGGTTTCGTAGTGCTCTATCTCGAAGAGAGCGCGACTTATCTGCGGCGGCTGCATTTTTTAAAGCCCCTGCGCGCCTTAGGATTGAAGACTTATGGCGGAATCGAATGGGGCCGCGGCGAATGGGCGCAGGATTTGCAGGATTGCTTCGCCGGAAAAGCGCCCCGCTACCTCGAAGATTTGCCGAACGTCTATTATCATACTCGGATCAACGTCAATGTCTTTCACGTTCAATGCGTCAACTCGACGAATCCGAGAGTTTACGACGTATTGGCGGCGGGCGGTTTTCTGTTGACGGAATACCGCTCGATCCTCGAAGACGAATTCAAAATCGGCGAACATCTCGATTGCTTTCGCGGCCCCGAAGAATTGCGCGCCAAAACGGAGTATTATCTACAACATGAAGAAGAGCGCGAAGCCATTGCGCGGGCGGGGCAGAAATTCGTATTGGAACATGCAACCTACCGGCAAAGAATCCAACGGTTGCTGATCGAAATCGCAGCGCCTTCATTCTAA
- a CDS encoding DUF192 domain-containing protein, whose translation MIGKKGLFFLMLTLAFLPACQRQKETASAMPPNALGPLTAIQFEAGGTTVEIEIAITPKEQQQGLMYRTSMPENRGMLFVYDETVLGRTDYLTFWMRNTKIPLSIAFMLEDGTIANIEDMKPQVGSFPPVERYRASRKDCFYALEMNKGWFEKHGIKPGDVFPLPFEKIRLLWESKTAP comes from the coding sequence ATGATAGGAAAAAAAGGACTTTTTTTTCTGATGCTAACGCTGGCGTTTCTTCCAGCCTGCCAACGTCAAAAGGAGACCGCCTCCGCCATGCCGCCTAACGCCTTGGGACCGCTGACCGCTATCCAGTTCGAAGCGGGTGGAACAACGGTGGAAATCGAAATCGCCATTACGCCCAAGGAGCAACAGCAAGGATTGATGTACCGTACGTCCATGCCGGAAAATCGCGGGATGCTGTTCGTATACGACGAAACCGTCTTGGGGCGGACGGATTACCTGACTTTTTGGATGAGAAACACGAAAATCCCGCTCTCCATCGCCTTCATGCTGGAAGATGGAACCATTGCGAACATCGAAGACATGAAGCCGCAAGTCGGTTCTTTCCCGCCCGTGGAACGCTATAGAGCCAGCCGCAAAGATTGCTTCTACGCTTTAGAAATGAATAAAGGCTGGTTCGAAAAACATGGAATCAAACCAGGAGACGTCTTCCCGCTGCCGTTCGAAAAAATTCGGCTGCTATGGGAGAGCAAGACGGCGCCATAG
- a CDS encoding flavodoxin domain-containing protein, translated as MRILWKENSMTAIHIVYHSVKGHTERIAEAVAEGVESTGGCSSRLIRCQQARSEHITGCQGLILGSPTHMGNVSAPMKAFMDDVISSVWMKGGIPGVVGSAFTSSGSLHGDQEFALLAMLVTMFQLGMTLVSLPPGLPENKTLGYSHGVGTSVLGRQPSLIPAEDLAVAKRLGKRVAEVARQIHG; from the coding sequence ATGCGAATATTATGGAAAGAAAACTCCATGACGGCTATTCATATCGTTTACCATAGCGTAAAAGGGCATACGGAACGCATCGCCGAGGCTGTGGCGGAAGGCGTGGAATCGACGGGGGGATGCTCCTCGCGGCTGATCCGCTGCCAGCAGGCACGATCGGAGCATATAACGGGCTGCCAAGGCTTGATCCTCGGATCGCCGACTCATATGGGCAACGTCAGCGCGCCTATGAAAGCATTCATGGACGACGTGATCTCTTCCGTGTGGATGAAGGGCGGCATACCCGGCGTTGTCGGCTCCGCTTTTACTAGCAGCGGCTCTCTGCATGGAGACCAGGAATTTGCGCTGCTGGCCATGCTGGTTACGATGTTTCAATTGGGTATGACGTTGGTCAGCCTGCCGCCGGGTTTGCCCGAAAACAAAACGCTGGGTTATTCCCACGGCGTAGGAACGAGCGTCCTGGGCCGTCAGCCGAGTCTGATTCCTGCCGAAGACCTGGCAGTGGCGAAGCGGTTGGGAAAGCGCGTCGCCGAGGTGGCGCGGCAAATCCACGGATGA
- a CDS encoding Rrf2 family transcriptional regulator: protein MLSKTGIHAIRAMMSLAELPDGVYAGAGSIADVIHAPRNYLGKLLQTLSRVGLVESQKGLGGGFRLAMDPRKITLLDIVDPIEHIGRLSGCFLGGSTCSENKPCAIHQRWGKVRDQYIQLLKETTIADLIQDGKSIPESG, encoded by the coding sequence ATGTTATCCAAAACGGGAATCCATGCCATACGCGCCATGATGTCACTCGCCGAGCTGCCCGATGGCGTTTACGCCGGGGCCGGCTCCATCGCCGATGTCATTCACGCCCCGCGCAATTATTTGGGAAAGTTATTGCAGACGCTCTCCCGCGTTGGATTGGTCGAATCGCAAAAAGGATTGGGCGGGGGCTTTCGGCTGGCGATGGATCCTCGAAAGATCACCCTCTTGGATATCGTCGATCCGATCGAACATATCGGACGGCTGTCCGGTTGCTTCTTGGGCGGCAGTACTTGTTCGGAAAACAAACCCTGCGCCATACATCAGCGCTGGGGAAAAGTCCGCGATCAGTATATTCAATTATTGAAAGAAACGACGATAGCCGATTTGATTCAGGACGGAAAATCGATCCCGGAATCGGGATGA
- a CDS encoding hemerythrin domain-containing protein: protein MKPTEILKNEHRVIEQVLNSLQAIVEESAAKGRLEEESARLAVDFFRNFADRCHHGKEEVHLFPWMEAKGFERNNGPTGVMLREHEIGRAHVRGMEEAIAAAAQGGGEALMSFANHANGYIEMLREHIQKEDHCLFSMANQIMSEEDERQLMALFEHVEEEEMEAGTHEKYLRVAQMLAERYQVPPAEVDLSALTCGCHHTH, encoded by the coding sequence ATGAAACCTACGGAGATATTGAAAAACGAACACCGCGTCATCGAGCAAGTTTTGAATAGCTTGCAGGCCATTGTGGAGGAGAGTGCGGCGAAAGGCCGATTGGAGGAAGAATCCGCCCGTCTGGCCGTCGATTTCTTCCGAAATTTCGCCGACCGTTGCCACCACGGCAAGGAAGAAGTTCATCTTTTCCCCTGGATGGAGGCGAAAGGCTTCGAACGGAACAACGGCCCGACGGGAGTAATGTTAAGAGAGCATGAAATCGGACGAGCGCATGTACGCGGCATGGAAGAAGCCATCGCGGCGGCGGCGCAAGGCGGCGGCGAAGCGCTGATGAGTTTTGCGAATCATGCGAACGGCTATATCGAGATGCTGCGCGAGCACATCCAAAAGGAAGACCATTGCCTCTTCTCTATGGCGAACCAAATCATGAGCGAGGAAGACGAACGCCAATTGATGGCGCTCTTCGAGCATGTGGAAGAGGAAGAAATGGAAGCGGGAACTCATGAAAAATATCTGCGCGTCGCGCAAATGCTCGCCGAGCGTTATCAGGTTCCGCCAGCGGAAGTGGATTTATCAGCCTTAACCTGCGGCTGCCATCATACTCATTAA